A genomic region of Raphanus sativus cultivar WK10039 chromosome 6, ASM80110v3, whole genome shotgun sequence contains the following coding sequences:
- the LOC108809718 gene encoding cyclin-T1-2 produces MFPGEDRWYFSREEIENNSPSRADGIDLEEETRLRKYYCSFVKDLASRFNLKPATVATAMVLCHRFFLRQSHAKNDKWIIATVCLFIAAKVESTPLNLKTLIVTSNEILYTKVIAAAEQKQEVYERYKELMLSGEKLVLSTLNFDLTVDLPYDILIKAMQKYILDETTQAEFPSIAWKFVQDSFWTTLCLQYQPRHIAAGAFFFAAKHIKMDIQSNAESWCRHFDTTLHQLNDFRLQMGELYRKKKPIPTSTTGSIGETSNSGDVVQQPVPTDNPASSQGASSSAADGSVQDMEGVERDSPDREARDNQEDSRVRDPAAETSGD; encoded by the exons ATGTTCCCCGGGGAAGACCGTTGGTATTTTTCAAGAGAAGAAATAGAAAACAACTCGCCATCAAGAGCAGATGGTATCGATTTGGAGGAAGAAACTCGCCTACGCAAGTATTACTGTTCATTCGTGAAAGATCTCGCTTCCAGATTCAACCT TAAACCGGCAACAGTAGCCACTGCTATGGTACTCTGTCACAGATTCTTCCTTCGTCAATCACACGCAAAGAATGACAAATGG ATAATTGCAACAGTCTGCTTGTTCATTGCGGCCAAGGTCGAGTCTACTCCACTGAATTTAAAAACCCTCATTGTTACTTCTAACGAGATATTATACACGAAGGTTATTGCAGCCGCCGAGCAGAAACAG gAAGTGTATGAACGATATAAAGAGCTTATGTTAAGCGGAGAGAAGCTTGTTCTTTCTACACTCAACTTTGATCTCACTGTTGATCTTCCTTACGATATTCTTATCAAAGCAATGCAAAAATACATCCTTGACGAGACTACTCAGGCTGAGTTCCCTTCGATTGCATGGAAATTTGTGCAAGATAG TTTCTGGACGACACTCTGCCTGCAGTATCAGCCTCGTCACATAGCAGCTGGTGCTTTTTTCTTCGCTGCCAAGCACATTAAAATGGACATTCAATCAAACGCAGAGAGCTGGTGTCGACATTTTGACACCACGCTTCATCAGCTGAATG ATTTCCGTCTCCAAATGGGCGAGCTTTATCGTAAGAAAAAGCCGATTCCTACATCTACTACTGGAAGCATAGGGGAAACGAGTAACAGTGGAGACGTTGTGCAGCAACCTGTCCCTACGGATAATCCTGCAAGCTCTCAAGGAGCCTCATCGAGTGCCGCTGATGGTTCAGTGCAAGATATGGAAGGAGTTGAAAGGGACAGCCCAGACCGTGAAGCTAGAGATAATCAAGAAGACAGTCGTGTTCGTGATCCAGCTGCGGAGACAAGTGGTGATTGA
- the LOC108812223 gene encoding probable nucleoredoxin 1, with protein MAETAKEVNGGDARDLHSLLSSPSRDFLIRNNGEQVKIDSLKGKKIGLYFSATWCGPCQRFTPQLVEIYNELSSKVGFEVVFVSGDEDEESFKDYFSKMPWLAVPFTDSETRDRLDEVFKVRGIPNLVMIDDEGNLVNENGVGVVRSYGADAYPFTPEKMVEIKEEEERARREQSLKSVLVTPSRDFVISRDGSKVPVSELEGKTIGLLFSVASYRQCKEFTSKLEEVYKKLKENKEDFEIVLISLEDDEESFKQDFETNPWLALPFNDKSSSKLTRHFMLSTLPTLVILGPDGKTLHSNVAEAIDDYGVLAYPFTPEKFEELKAIEKAKLDAQTLESLLVSGDLNYVLGKDGSKVPVTELVGKNILLYFSAHWCPPCRAFTPKLVEVYKQIKEKDEAFELIFISSDRDQESFDEYYSQMPWLALPFGDPRKTSLARTFKVGGIPMLAALGPTGKTVTKEARDLVGAHGADAYPFTEERVKEIEAKYNEMAKEWPEKVKHALHEEHELELTRVSVYICDKCDEEGQIWSYHCDECDFDLHAKCALKEEDANVNGDDAVKEGDGGESKDGWVCDGNVCTKA; from the exons ATGGCTGAAACTGCGAAGGAAGTAAACGGCGGCGACGCTAGGGATCTCCACTCGCTTCTCTCTTCCCCATCGAGAGATTTCCTCATCCGTAATAACGGCGAACAG GTGAAAATCGACAGCCTGAAAGGGAAGAAGATTGGATTATACTTCTCAGCTACATGGTGCGGACCATGTCAGCGTTTCACTCCACAGTTGGTCGAAATATACAACGAACTCTCATCCAAAGTTGGTTTCGAGGTTGTGTTTGTGTCAGGGGATGAGGATGAAGAGTCTTTTAAAGACTACTTCTCCAAGATGCCCTGGCTAGCTGTCCCTTTTACTGATTCCGAAACACGTGATCGTTTGGATGAGGTTTTTAAGGTGAGGGGGATTCCAAACCTGGTGATGATCGATGATGAGGGTAACCTTGTGAATGAGAATGGTGTCGGTGTCGTTCGAAGCTACGGAGCTGATGCTTATCCTTTCACTCCTGAGAAGATGGTGGAGAtcaaagaggaagaggagagggCGAGGAGAGAGCAGAGTTTGAAGTCTGTCTTGGTGACTCCTTCTCGCGACTTTGTGATTTCTCGAGATGGAAGCAAGGTAC CTGTATCGGAACTGGAAGGGAAAACCATCGGTCTTCTCTTCTCGGTGGCATCTTACAggcaatgtaaggagtttactTCGAAGCTTGAAGAGGTCTATAAGAAGCTGAAGGAGAATAAGGAGGATTTTGAGATTGTTCTGATATctcttgaagatgatgaggagtCTTTTAAGCAGGACTTTGAGACCAATCCATGGCTGGCATTGCCTTTCAATGACAAAAGCTCGTCGAAGTTGACTCGGCACTTCATGCTGTCTACGCTACCGACCTTGGTCATTCTCGGACCCGATGGAAAGACCCTCCACTCGAACGTTGCTGAAGCTATTGATGACTATGGAGTTCTTGCGTATCCTTTCACTCCAGAGAAGTTTGAAGAACTCAAGGCGATTGAAAAGGCAAAGCTAGATGCTCAAACACTCGAGTCTCTTCTTGTCTCTGGTGATCTCAACTACGTTCTTGGAAAAGATGGGTctaag GTGCCTGTGACTGAGCTGGTGGGGAAGAACATTCTCTTGTACTTCTCAGCTCACTGGTGTCCTCCATGTCGCGCTTTTACACCAAAGCTTGTTGAAGTCTACAAGCAGATAAAGGAGAAGGATGAAGCGTTTGAGCTGATCTTCATCTCCAGTGACCGGGACCAGGAATCATTCGATGAGTACTACTCGCAGATGCCGTGGCTGGCTCTTCCATTTGGTGATCCTAGGAAAACGTCTCTGGCACGAACCTTTAAGGTCGGTGGCATCCCCATGCTAGCGGCTCTCGGACCAACTGGTAAAACCGTTACAAAAGAAGCAAGGGACCTCGTGGGAGCCCATGGAGCTGATGCTTACCCGTTTACTGAGGAACGTGTGAAGGAGATTGAGGCCAAGTACAATGAGATGGCGAAAGAGTGGCCTGAGAAGGTGAAACATGCTCTTCATGAAGAGCATGAGCTAGAGTTGACTCGTGTCTCGGTTTACATATGTGATAAGTGTGACGAAGAAGGGCAAATCTGGTCTTACCATTGTGACGAGTGCGACTTCGATCTTCATGCCAAGTGTGCTTTGAAAGAGGAGGATGCCAACGTAAACGGCGATGATGCTGTGAAAGAAGGTGATGGTGGCGAGTCCAAAGATGGTTGGGTCTGTGACGGAAACGTGTGCACTAAGGCCTAA
- the LOC108812224 gene encoding type 2 DNA topoisomerase 6 subunit B-like — MEISDPVPKLLLQLISSAFQRCRLSEDLCRLSLLLHHQSTGNDPPITSISIADTGIGCNLVEFQDLRYPRELNGPKIWDGLLSVKTTCFSDDEVFCYHINLDEYISNKRIKRQPSQPKNGAKFSGTEVSLTVFGSMDALVAPIISFFQKMLVLQLPNVTMDLVVKQGDSPSTQNQYVFVVNADKTPCFTASNLERLKSGLEDYVLRHGNCLDIMCEQCFSHREHLKVGSGIACPEENRKRPGRTMEVVIVISDLLETTRHCSRSCEGKTEVLYFDNFSPSPIPQVALSALKKIDWKSYGLILASVNDQEGHVFLEWENFPSYVQIQIALHWYHNKYPTRQKTEPGINLVKKGIKSALDDLKTKHEGFLLSSHARKICSYVPDLARSLAGLIFSSTDMDFQGDCLSVLGFQPQEVEREAVEDYIQRKIVTVIGMNESKPQEAAPLLFFEAGSETQYFDDEEIESEYYSSFLLE; from the exons ATGGAGATCAGTGATCCCGTTCCCAAGCTTCTTCTACAA TTGATCTCGTCAGCTTTTCAAAGATGCCGTTTATCAGAAGATCTCTGTAGATTatcacttcttcttcatcatcaatcCACTGGCAACGATCCTCCGATTACATCTATTTCGA TTGCGGATACGGGCATTGGATGCAATTTGGTGGAGTTTCAGGATCTGAGGTACCCTAGAGAGCTCAATGGACCCAAGATTTGGG ATGGATTACTCTCCGTCAAGACCACTT GCTTTTCTGACGACGAGGTGTTCTGTTATCACATTAATCTTGATGAATATATATCAAACAAAAGAATCAAAAGGCAACCTTCTCAGCCTAAGAATGGTGCAAAGTTCAG TGGGACAGAGGTATCTCTGACTGTTTTTGGAAGTATGGATGCTCTTGTGGCGCCCATTATTAGCTTCTTTCAAAAG ATGCTTGTTCTGCAGTTACCT AATGTCACAATGGATCTGGTGGTTAAACAAGGGGATTCCCCTAGTACTCAAAATCAGTACGTCTTTGTAGTGAACGCTGATAAAACTCCTTGCTTCACTGCCTCCAACCTTGAACGGTTAAAGTCTGGTCTTGAGGACTATGTCTTAAGGCATGGGAACTGTTTGGATATAATGTGTGAACAATGCTTCTCTCATAG AGAGCATCTAAAAGTTGGAAGTGGGATAGCCTGCCCTGAAGAAAATCGTAAGAGACCTGGAAGAACAATGGAAGTGGTGATTGTAATAAGTGACTTATTAGAGACAACTCGCCATTGCAGCAGATCATGCGAGGGCAAAACAGAG GTTTTATACTTTGACAATTTCTCTCCTTCCCCCATTCCACAAGTTGCCTTGAGTGCATTGAAAAAGATTGACTGGAAAAGTTACGGTTTGATCCTAGCGAGTGTGAATGATCAAGAAGGACATGTGTTCCTTGAATGGGAAAATTTTCCTTCATATGTTCAAATACAAATCGCTCTACACTGGTATCACAATAAGTATCCAACAAGACAGAAGACTGAGCCTGGTATAAATCTTGTGAAGAAGGGGATTAAAAGTGCGTTAGATGATTTGAAGACTAAACATGAGGGCTTTCTTCTAAGCTCACATGCTCGTAAG ATTTGCAGCTATGTTCCTGACCTTGCAAGATCATTAGCAGGCCTCATATTCTCCTCTACTGACATGGACTTCCAAGGAGATTGCTTATCAGTTCTTGGCTTTCAGCCTCAAGAAGTTGAACGTGAAGCTGTTGAAGACTATATCCAGAGAAAGATCGTTACAGTTATAGGAATGAATGAGAGTAAACCCCAGGAAGCTGCTCCCCTTCTGTTTTTTGAAGCCGGGTCTGAGACTCAATACTTTGATGATGAGGAAATAGAAAGTGAGTATTACTCTTCTTTTCTCCTGGAATGA